From one Rhizobium rosettiformans genomic stretch:
- the brnA gene encoding type II toxin-antitoxin system BrnA family antitoxin — protein MTIKTVERFDRKFDDGEDISEYVDWSTATRPNLEPVTLTVTVKQGTKLRLERQARELGVSVDSLLEEWLREKLDAARPSAAE, from the coding sequence GTGACCATCAAAACTGTTGAACGATTCGATCGGAAGTTCGATGACGGCGAGGATATCAGTGAATACGTCGACTGGAGTACGGCCACGCGTCCCAATCTTGAGCCCGTCACACTGACCGTCACCGTCAAGCAGGGCACGAAGCTCAGGCTCGAGCGACAGGCTCGTGAGCTGGGTGTATCCGTCGATTCCCTGCTTGAAGAATGGCTTCGCGAAAAGCTGGACGCGGCAAGACCATCCGCCGCCGAATAA
- a CDS encoding pentapeptide repeat-containing protein yields the protein MKNAKFYHCRFVDCIFSGCYMKDSEFVHCEFVGCHFEICTTTGIVLKDSTIEHAEFLRCVIPYDQLSAAMTDKHSANDVMLLNCAAEAHRIARWREAPQFLIGHNIEKRKFWRKMIIAEDPYYKKYSFLSRARAFFRLIVSSAGSVVFGDVTSIFRLFVVGFFLIFIICPSVIVFLDENSSVNGESGLYVYIKYYFSYLYTSINLAIGTALKAEYDPAIEYREMVELGFRVFVVLYLAILANFLTKLMGRGPKW from the coding sequence ATGAAAAATGCAAAGTTTTATCATTGTCGTTTTGTAGACTGCATATTTTCTGGCTGTTACATGAAGGACTCAGAGTTTGTTCATTGTGAGTTTGTCGGGTGTCACTTTGAAATATGTACTACTACTGGGATTGTTCTTAAAGACTCTACAATTGAGCATGCTGAGTTTTTGCGGTGCGTTATTCCGTATGACCAATTGTCTGCAGCGATGACAGACAAGCATTCTGCCAATGACGTTATGTTGCTGAATTGCGCGGCGGAGGCGCACAGAATTGCGCGATGGAGGGAGGCGCCCCAATTTCTGATTGGTCATAACATAGAAAAACGAAAATTCTGGAGGAAGATGATAATTGCAGAAGATCCGTACTATAAAAAGTATAGTTTTCTATCTCGTGCGCGCGCTTTTTTTAGGTTGATTGTCTCTTCAGCTGGATCCGTTGTATTTGGAGACGTAACGTCTATTTTTCGCCTTTTTGTTGTTGGTTTTTTCCTGATATTCATTATATGCCCCTCCGTAATTGTGTTTCTTGATGAGAATTCCTCTGTAAACGGCGAGTCTGGTCTTTATGTATATATAAAATACTATTTTTCTTATCTTTACACGTCAATTAATCTTGCTATTGGCACTGCGTTAAAAGCAGAGTACGACCCAGCTATTGAATATAGAGAGATGGTTGAACTCGGCTTCAGGGTATTTGTAGTGCTTTATCTTGCCATTTTGGCAAATTTCTTGACCAAGCTGATGGGAAGGGGGCCGAAGTGGTAG
- a CDS encoding benzoate/H(+) symporter BenE family transporter: protein MLKDFSPQAAFMGVLVAFVGFASSFAVVLQGLKGVGATDYEAASGLMALSVAMGICGIVLSVWTKLPVSVAWSTPGAALMATAGIPLGGFPAAVGAFLVCAALIVLAGLIRPFGRAVAAIPAPIANAMLAGVILNLCFAPFKAVAFDAALGLPILVVWAVVAAFKRLYAVPAALLTFVVVIVFGVDLPEGAMASWAASLAPPVEFVVPQFTLPALISIALPLFIVTMASQNIPGIAILKVNKYEPNPGPMFAVTGLFSALSAPFGGHAVNLAAITAAMCAGEDAHADPARRYWAAIIAGIGYVLLGLAAGAVTGFVSLAPPILIQSVAGLALIGAFSGSSVAAFQVPETREAAAVTFLVTASGISILGISGAFWGLIAGVAMLGLVRIARRG, encoded by the coding sequence ATGCTGAAAGACTTCTCCCCCCAGGCCGCCTTCATGGGCGTGCTCGTCGCCTTTGTCGGCTTTGCCAGTTCCTTTGCCGTCGTGCTGCAGGGGCTAAAGGGGGTGGGTGCGACGGATTATGAGGCGGCCTCCGGGCTGATGGCGCTGTCGGTTGCCATGGGGATCTGCGGGATCGTCTTGAGTGTCTGGACGAAGCTGCCGGTCTCGGTTGCCTGGTCGACGCCGGGTGCTGCACTCATGGCGACGGCGGGCATTCCGCTGGGCGGGTTTCCAGCGGCGGTTGGGGCGTTCCTCGTCTGTGCGGCGCTGATCGTGCTCGCGGGGCTCATCCGGCCCTTCGGCCGGGCTGTGGCTGCGATCCCGGCACCGATTGCCAATGCCATGCTGGCTGGCGTGATCCTCAATCTCTGCTTTGCGCCGTTCAAGGCGGTGGCCTTCGATGCGGCTCTCGGTCTGCCGATCCTCGTCGTCTGGGCTGTCGTCGCGGCCTTCAAGCGGCTTTATGCCGTGCCGGCTGCGTTGCTGACCTTCGTGGTTGTCATCGTCTTCGGCGTTGACCTGCCGGAGGGTGCCATGGCGAGTTGGGCGGCGTCCCTCGCGCCGCCAGTGGAGTTCGTCGTGCCGCAATTCACGCTGCCGGCGCTGATCTCGATCGCGCTGCCGCTCTTCATCGTCACCATGGCCTCGCAGAACATTCCGGGCATCGCGATCCTCAAGGTCAACAAATACGAGCCGAACCCGGGACCGATGTTTGCCGTGACGGGTCTCTTCTCCGCGCTGTCGGCGCCGTTTGGCGGGCACGCGGTCAATCTCGCGGCGATCACGGCGGCAATGTGCGCGGGCGAGGATGCGCATGCGGATCCTGCCAGGCGCTATTGGGCGGCAATCATCGCCGGCATTGGCTATGTGCTGCTGGGCTTGGCGGCCGGTGCCGTGACCGGCTTCGTGTCGCTTGCGCCGCCGATCCTCATTCAATCGGTCGCGGGCCTGGCGCTGATCGGGGCGTTTTCGGGGTCTTCGGTTGCGGCGTTCCAGGTGCCCGAGACACGGGAGGCGGCGGCCGTGACCTTCCTGGTGACGGCGTCGGGGATTTCGATCCTCGGGATCTCGGGGGCGTTTTGGGGGCTGATTGCCGGGGTGGCGATGCTGGGGCTGGTGCGGATTGCACGGCGGGGTTGA
- a CDS encoding carboxynorspermidine decarboxylase: MIQTPYYLIDKSKLLQNMEKIATLRELSGAKALLALKCFATWSVFDFMRDYMDGTTSSSLNEVRLGHERFGKETHAYSVAYADYEIDEVVSHADKIIFNSIGQLTRFEQQSSGIIRGLRLNPGVSSSSFDLADPARPFSRLGEWDLKKVEPVMDLISGFMIHNNCENGDFDLFDKMLGDIEQKFGPLLKKADWVSLGGGIHFTGENYPLEKFAERLKRFSGEFGVQVYLEPGEASITKSTTLEVTVLDKLYNGKDLVVVDSSIEAHLLDLLIYRESAKVHPNQGPHRYQVCGKSCLAGDIFGEFNFEKELNIGDRISLQDTAGYTMVKKNWFNGVQMPAIAIRELDGSLRTVREFDYTDYETSLS, translated from the coding sequence TTGATCCAGACTCCCTATTACCTGATCGACAAGTCGAAGCTGCTTCAGAACATGGAGAAGATCGCGACCTTACGCGAACTCTCCGGCGCAAAGGCGCTTCTGGCGCTCAAATGTTTCGCCACCTGGTCCGTCTTCGATTTCATGCGCGATTATATGGACGGCACGACCTCGTCGTCGCTCAATGAAGTCCGGCTCGGCCATGAGCGCTTCGGCAAGGAAACCCACGCCTATTCCGTGGCCTATGCCGATTACGAGATCGACGAGGTCGTGTCGCACGCCGACAAGATCATCTTCAACTCGATCGGCCAGCTGACCCGCTTCGAGCAGCAGTCTTCGGGGATCATCCGCGGCCTGCGCCTCAATCCCGGCGTCTCCTCTTCGAGCTTCGACCTCGCCGACCCCGCCCGCCCCTTCTCGCGGCTGGGCGAATGGGATCTGAAAAAGGTCGAGCCGGTCATGGACCTGATCTCCGGCTTCATGATCCACAACAACTGCGAAAACGGCGATTTCGACCTTTTCGACAAAATGCTCGGCGACATCGAACAGAAGTTCGGCCCGCTGCTCAAGAAGGCCGACTGGGTCTCGCTTGGCGGCGGCATTCATTTCACCGGCGAGAACTATCCGCTGGAGAAGTTCGCGGAGCGCCTGAAGCGCTTCTCCGGCGAGTTCGGCGTCCAGGTCTATCTGGAGCCCGGCGAAGCCTCGATCACCAAGTCGACCACACTCGAAGTCACCGTGCTCGACAAGCTTTACAACGGCAAGGATCTTGTCGTGGTGGATTCATCCATCGAAGCGCATCTCCTCGATCTCCTGATCTACCGGGAAAGCGCGAAGGTCCACCCCAACCAGGGACCGCACCGGTACCAGGTCTGCGGCAAGTCCTGCCTCGCGGGCGATATCTTCGGCGAGTTCAATTTCGAAAAGGAACTGAACATCGGCGACCGCATCTCGCTGCAGGACACCGCCGGCTACACGATGGTCAAGAAAAACTGGTTTAACGGCGTGCAAATGCCGGCAATCGCCATCCGCGAACTGGATGGCAGCCTCAGGACGGTCCGTGAGTTCGACTACACGGACTACGAAACAAGCCTGTCTTGA
- a CDS encoding saccharopine dehydrogenase family protein encodes MKKNVLIIGAGGVAQVVAHKCAQNNDVLGDIHIASRTKAKCDAIIASVHEKKAMKQPGVLEAHALDALDIEATKALIQKLGTGIVINVGTAFLNMSVLRACMDTGVAYIDTAIHEEPNKICETPPWYGNYEWKRAEECAEKGITAILGAGFDPGVVNAYARLAKDEYLDKVTDVDIVDINAGSHGKYFATNFDPEINFREFTGVVYSWQGGEWKVNKMFEIGKDYDLPVVGTRRAYLCGHDEVHSLAKNMDGADVRFWMGFGDHYINVFTVLKSIGLLSEQPVKLADGSEVVPLKVVKACLPDPASLAPNYEGKTCIGDYVKGFKDGKEKTVFLYNVADHKEAYNEVGSQGISYTAGVPPVAAAMLVATGEWDVKKMANVEELPPKPFINLLNKIGLPTRIQDENGDRAVEF; translated from the coding sequence ATGAAGAAGAACGTGCTCATCATCGGCGCCGGCGGCGTCGCGCAGGTGGTTGCCCACAAGTGTGCGCAGAACAATGACGTGCTCGGCGACATCCATATCGCTTCGCGCACCAAGGCGAAGTGTGACGCCATCATCGCTTCGGTTCACGAGAAGAAGGCGATGAAGCAGCCGGGCGTTCTCGAAGCCCATGCGCTCGATGCGCTGGACATCGAAGCCACCAAGGCGCTCATCCAGAAGCTCGGCACCGGGATCGTCATCAATGTCGGCACCGCCTTCCTCAACATGTCGGTGCTGCGCGCCTGCATGGATACCGGCGTCGCCTATATCGACACCGCGATCCATGAAGAGCCGAACAAGATCTGCGAGACCCCGCCGTGGTACGGAAACTACGAGTGGAAGCGTGCGGAAGAATGCGCTGAAAAGGGCATCACCGCCATCCTCGGCGCCGGCTTCGATCCGGGCGTCGTCAACGCCTATGCGCGTCTCGCCAAGGACGAATATCTCGACAAGGTGACCGACGTCGACATCGTCGACATCAATGCCGGCAGCCACGGCAAGTATTTCGCCACCAATTTCGACCCGGAAATCAACTTCCGCGAGTTCACCGGCGTTGTCTATTCGTGGCAGGGCGGCGAATGGAAGGTCAACAAGATGTTCGAAATCGGCAAGGACTACGACCTGCCGGTCGTCGGCACCCGCCGCGCCTATCTCTGCGGCCATGACGAAGTGCACTCATTGGCCAAGAACATGGACGGCGCCGACGTGCGCTTCTGGATGGGCTTTGGCGATCACTACATCAACGTCTTCACCGTGTTGAAGTCGATCGGCCTCCTCTCCGAACAGCCAGTCAAGCTGGCCGACGGTTCCGAAGTCGTGCCGCTCAAGGTCGTCAAGGCCTGCCTGCCCGACCCGGCTTCGCTTGCCCCCAATTACGAAGGCAAGACCTGCATCGGCGACTACGTCAAGGGCTTCAAGGACGGCAAGGAAAAGACCGTCTTCCTCTACAACGTCGCCGACCATAAAGAGGCCTATAACGAAGTGGGCAGCCAGGGCATCTCCTACACCGCCGGCGTCCCCCCGGTCGCAGCCGCCATGCTCGTCGCCACGGGCGAATGGGACGTGAAGAAGATGGCCAACGTCGAAGAACTGCCGCCCAAGCCCTTCATCAACCTCCTGAACAAGATCGGCCTGCCGACCCGCATTCAGGATGAGAACGGCGATCGGGCCGTGGAGTTCTAA
- a CDS encoding ATP-dependent Clp protease proteolytic subunit, whose translation MNEDEDDKSKELPIGKETEANLFKSRSIFIYGGITMELAQKVCTQLVALAAASDEDIRVFVCSPGGHVEAGDAIHDMIRFIKPKVWIIATGWAASAGSLIFVAVPKERRLALPNTRFLMHQPSGGTRGMASDIEIQAREIIKMNERLIKIYAKATGQSEEKIAKDIDRDYWLSAEDAVTYGLVGKIIESHADIG comes from the coding sequence ATGAACGAAGACGAAGACGACAAGAGCAAGGAACTGCCGATCGGCAAGGAAACGGAAGCGAACCTCTTCAAGTCGCGTTCGATCTTCATCTATGGCGGTATCACCATGGAGCTGGCGCAGAAGGTCTGCACGCAGCTCGTCGCGCTCGCTGCCGCTTCCGATGAAGACATCCGCGTGTTCGTCTGCTCGCCGGGCGGTCATGTGGAAGCCGGTGATGCGATCCACGACATGATCCGCTTCATCAAGCCGAAGGTCTGGATCATCGCGACCGGTTGGGCCGCCTCTGCCGGCTCGCTGATTTTCGTCGCGGTTCCGAAGGAACGCCGTCTGGCCCTTCCGAACACCCGCTTCCTGATGCACCAGCCGTCTGGCGGCACCCGCGGCATGGCCTCGGATATCGAGATCCAGGCCCGCGAAATCATCAAGATGAACGAGCGCCTGATCAAGATTTACGCCAAGGCCACCGGCCAGTCGGAAGAGAAGATCGCCAAGGACATCGACCGCGACTACTGGCTGTCGGCCGAAGACGCCGTCACCTATGGCCTGGTCGGCAAGATCATCGAGAGCCACGCCGACATCGGCTGA
- a CDS encoding HD-GYP domain-containing protein: MTETIRLAELIEALSHALDMTEGQPAGHCVRCCFIGTRIGKALGLGEEALRDLYYTLLLKDLGCSSNAARICELYLADDLKFKHDFKLVDGSFPQILKFVLSHTGMEAGLAERFRGILNVFKNGGQFTTSLIQTRCQRGAEIARQMRFSEEVARGILDLDEHVDGGGQPQGLKGSEIHLFARIALMAQVIDVFFVHQGPEAALVEVKKRAGGWFDPELVRVFEALASPVFFAELGSENLEAYVLALEPGRQAVMADECYLDDIAAGFARVIDAKSPYTSGHSDRVALFTDMIAEEMGMALPERRRLKRAALLHDIGKLGVSNSVLDKPGRLEGEEWQQMQRHAEFSETILSRIAAFADLALIGGAHHEKLDGSGYPRGLKGDEISFETRIVATADVFDALTADRPYRAAMPVEKALAILWEGAGRHHDETCIAALERALARAELKAA, encoded by the coding sequence ATGACCGAGACCATCCGCCTGGCAGAACTGATCGAGGCCCTCAGCCATGCGCTCGACATGACGGAGGGCCAGCCCGCCGGCCATTGCGTCCGCTGCTGCTTCATCGGCACGCGCATTGGCAAGGCGCTCGGGCTTGGCGAGGAGGCGCTGCGCGATCTCTATTACACGCTGCTCTTGAAGGATCTCGGCTGCTCGTCCAATGCCGCCCGCATCTGCGAGCTCTATCTGGCCGATGACCTGAAATTCAAACACGACTTCAAGTTGGTCGACGGCTCCTTCCCGCAGATCCTGAAATTCGTGCTCTCCCACACCGGCATGGAAGCGGGCCTTGCCGAGCGCTTCCGCGGCATCCTCAATGTGTTCAAGAATGGTGGCCAGTTCACAACCAGCCTGATCCAGACACGATGCCAGCGCGGGGCCGAAATCGCCCGGCAGATGCGCTTTTCCGAAGAAGTGGCCCGCGGCATTCTCGATCTCGACGAACATGTCGATGGCGGCGGCCAGCCACAGGGGCTGAAAGGATCGGAAATCCACCTCTTTGCCCGTATCGCACTGATGGCGCAGGTGATCGACGTCTTCTTCGTCCACCAAGGCCCGGAAGCCGCCCTCGTCGAGGTGAAGAAGCGCGCCGGCGGCTGGTTCGATCCGGAACTCGTCAGGGTCTTCGAGGCATTGGCCTCGCCGGTCTTCTTCGCCGAGCTCGGCTCGGAGAATCTGGAAGCCTATGTGCTGGCGCTCGAACCGGGCCGCCAGGCGGTGATGGCCGACGAGTGCTATCTCGATGATATCGCTGCCGGCTTTGCCCGCGTCATCGACGCCAAAAGCCCCTACACCTCAGGCCACAGCGACCGCGTCGCCCTGTTTACCGACATGATCGCCGAGGAAATGGGCATGGCATTGCCGGAACGACGCCGCTTGAAGCGCGCCGCCCTGCTGCACGACATCGGCAAGCTCGGCGTCTCCAACAGCGTACTCGACAAGCCGGGCCGGCTGGAAGGCGAAGAGTGGCAGCAGATGCAGCGCCACGCGGAATTTTCCGAGACCATCCTGTCGCGCATCGCAGCCTTTGCCGATCTCGCCTTGATCGGCGGCGCCCATCACGAAAAGCTCGACGGCTCAGGCTATCCGCGCGGCCTGAAGGGCGACGAGATTTCCTTCGAGACCCGCATCGTCGCCACCGCCGATGTCTTCGATGCGCTCACCGCCGACCGCCCCTACCGGGCCGCGATGCCTGTCGAAAAGGCACTCGCCATCCTCTGGGAAGGCGCCGGCCGCCACCACGATGAAACCTGCATCGCAGCACTCGAACGGGCACTGGCAAGGGCGGAACTCAAGGCGGCGTAA
- a CDS encoding Lrp/AsnC family transcriptional regulator, whose protein sequence is MQITDKDRELLSLLSENARMPVAELARRLNLSRTTVQARLERLEAQGVIASYQVRLSDAYESGLIRAHVMITIAPKALTAVTGELNAIREVTALYSVNGPYDLIAIVAAPSISELDRLIDRIGELSGVERTLSSIILSTRISR, encoded by the coding sequence ATGCAGATCACGGACAAGGATCGGGAGTTGCTCTCCCTGCTTTCGGAGAATGCGCGAATGCCGGTGGCGGAACTCGCGCGGCGGCTCAATCTTTCCCGCACCACGGTTCAGGCCCGGCTTGAGCGGCTGGAAGCGCAAGGGGTGATTGCCAGCTATCAGGTGCGGCTCTCCGATGCCTATGAGAGCGGGCTGATCCGGGCGCATGTGATGATCACCATCGCGCCGAAGGCGCTGACCGCGGTGACCGGAGAGCTAAATGCGATCCGCGAAGTGACCGCACTCTATTCGGTCAACGGCCCCTACGACCTGATCGCCATTGTCGCCGCCCCGTCGATTTCCGAGCTCGACCGGTTGATCGACCGGATCGGCGAATTGTCCGGCGTAGAGCGGACGCTGTCGTCGATCATCCTGTCGACGCGGATATCGCGGTAA
- a CDS encoding saccharopine dehydrogenase family protein, whose amino-acid sequence MKNITIIGAGKIGGAIARMLAETGDYTVTVADRSAEQLTKLDAHPAVKTLELDISDANALDAALSGQFAVLSAAPFHLTGAIAESAARTATHYLDLTEDVATTRKVEELARGARSAFIPQCGLAPGFISIVANDLTKHFDTLDTVRMRVGALPQYPSNALNYNLTWSTDGLINEYIEPCEAIVEGKLITVPAMEEREEFSLDGVTYEAFNTSGGLGTLAKTLEGRVRTMNYRTIRYPGHQAIIKALLNDFNLKNRRDVLKDLFENALPATMQDVVVVFVTVCGWKDGRYLQETYANKVYAGVVAGKKMSAIQITTAAGICTVLDLLADGTLPQAGFVRQEEIDLPAFLANRFGRVYDPEVMKVAKAG is encoded by the coding sequence ATGAAGAACATCACCATCATCGGCGCGGGCAAGATCGGCGGCGCAATTGCCCGGATGCTCGCCGAAACCGGCGACTACACGGTCACAGTCGCGGACCGCAGCGCCGAACAGCTGACAAAGCTCGACGCGCATCCCGCCGTAAAGACACTCGAACTCGACATATCAGACGCAAACGCTCTCGACGCGGCCCTTTCCGGCCAGTTCGCCGTGCTCTCCGCCGCTCCTTTCCACCTGACCGGCGCGATCGCCGAAAGTGCCGCCCGCACCGCGACCCACTATCTCGACCTCACCGAAGATGTGGCAACGACCCGCAAGGTCGAAGAGCTCGCCCGCGGCGCACGCTCCGCCTTCATTCCCCAGTGTGGCCTCGCCCCCGGCTTCATCTCGATTGTCGCGAACGACCTGACAAAACATTTCGACACGCTGGACACGGTGCGCATGCGCGTCGGCGCCCTGCCGCAATATCCGTCCAACGCGCTGAACTACAATCTCACCTGGTCGACCGACGGCCTGATCAACGAATATATCGAGCCCTGCGAGGCGATCGTCGAGGGCAAGCTAATCACCGTGCCGGCCATGGAAGAGCGCGAGGAATTCTCCCTCGACGGCGTCACCTACGAGGCCTTCAACACCTCGGGCGGCCTCGGCACGCTGGCCAAGACGCTGGAAGGCCGGGTGCGCACCATGAACTACCGCACGATCCGCTATCCCGGCCACCAGGCGATCATCAAGGCACTTCTGAACGACTTCAACCTGAAGAACCGCCGCGACGTTTTGAAGGACCTCTTCGAAAACGCCCTGCCCGCCACCATGCAGGATGTGGTCGTCGTTTTCGTCACCGTCTGCGGCTGGAAGGATGGTCGCTACCTGCAGGAAACCTATGCCAACAAGGTCTATGCCGGTGTGGTCGCGGGCAAGAAGATGAGCGCCATCCAGATCACCACGGCCGCCGGCATCTGCACCGTGCTCGATCTGCTGGCCGACGGCACCCTGCCCCAGGCCGGTTTTGTCCGCCAGGAAGAGATCGATCTTCCCGCCTTCCTCGCCAATCGCTTCGGCCGCGTCTACGATCCCGAGGTCATGAAGGTCGCCAAGGCCGGCTGA
- a CDS encoding putative bifunctional diguanylate cyclase/phosphodiesterase, which translates to MMFGKGNQEDKADRVIRVYQAVTLAVAGVALFWTVIFLVRGYPLLAFAEFFPVIAALVCFALVTRRRLDLFLLVAQISFLFFVIGFCLMFDVPQNGAPRVTHLFLPVLGMLAYINYLRRPSRLQLSVIAASLIAFVVLHAADLRLPFAQPVPPDLHRIGVWLNPTMAALIFCTAIYALQQRLSAPRGIARDLVAALRHGELSLAYQPQVDGKGEITGAEALLRWHHPAKGPIPPSTFIPAAEEVGLMPLVGSFVLEEALATLSRWQADPKLGDLTLSVNVSASQFNEGDFETTLRNLLTRHRIDATRLRLELTESVLIAGLEPVAEKMASLKKLGLTFSLDDFGTGFSSLAYLRRLPVSELKIDRSFVTAAAENDRDAALVRSIRAIATDLGLETVAEGVETPAQLAFLKTTGCRVFQGYLFGRPMPLADFELSVLAPTPKPVLAPERPSPRLAAG; encoded by the coding sequence ATGATGTTCGGCAAGGGCAATCAGGAGGACAAGGCGGATCGTGTCATCCGGGTCTATCAGGCCGTGACACTTGCCGTGGCGGGCGTCGCGCTGTTCTGGACGGTGATCTTCCTGGTCCGGGGCTATCCGTTGCTGGCCTTCGCCGAATTCTTTCCGGTGATCGCCGCCCTTGTCTGCTTCGCGCTCGTCACCCGCCGACGGCTCGATCTCTTTCTTCTCGTTGCGCAGATCAGCTTTCTCTTTTTCGTCATCGGCTTCTGCCTGATGTTCGACGTGCCGCAGAATGGCGCACCGCGCGTCACCCATCTCTTCCTGCCGGTGCTCGGCATGCTCGCCTACATCAATTATCTGCGCCGCCCGTCCCGCCTGCAGCTGTCGGTGATCGCTGCAAGTCTGATCGCATTTGTCGTCCTGCATGCCGCCGATCTGCGGCTCCCCTTTGCCCAGCCGGTTCCCCCGGACCTGCACCGCATCGGCGTCTGGCTCAATCCCACCATGGCCGCCCTCATCTTCTGCACTGCCATCTACGCCCTGCAGCAACGGCTCTCGGCGCCGCGCGGCATCGCCCGCGATCTGGTGGCAGCCCTCCGGCATGGCGAGCTCAGCCTCGCCTACCAGCCACAGGTCGATGGGAAGGGGGAGATCACCGGCGCCGAAGCCCTGCTGCGCTGGCATCATCCAGCGAAGGGCCCGATACCACCCTCCACCTTCATCCCGGCTGCCGAGGAAGTTGGGCTAATGCCGCTCGTCGGCAGTTTCGTGCTCGAAGAGGCGCTGGCGACTCTTTCCCGCTGGCAGGCCGATCCGAAGCTCGGGGACCTCACCCTTTCGGTCAATGTCAGTGCCAGCCAGTTCAACGAGGGCGATTTCGAAACAACGCTGCGGAACTTGCTCACCCGCCACCGCATCGATGCCACACGGCTGAGGCTCGAACTTACCGAAAGCGTCTTGATCGCCGGGCTCGAACCCGTGGCGGAAAAGATGGCATCCCTGAAGAAGCTCGGCCTCACCTTCTCGCTCGACGATTTCGGCACCGGATTTTCCTCGCTTGCCTATCTGCGTCGCCTGCCGGTGAGCGAGCTCAAGATCGACCGAAGCTTTGTCACGGCAGCCGCCGAAAACGACCGCGACGCCGCCCTCGTCCGCTCGATCAGGGCGATTGCCACCGATCTCGGCCTCGAAACCGTCGCCGAAGGGGTGGAAACCCCGGCGCAGCTCGCCTTTCTCAAGACGACCGGCTGCCGGGTCTTCCAGGGCTATCTCTTCGGCCGCCCCATGCCGCTTGCCGATTTCGAGCTCTCGGTGCTCGCCCCGACGCCGAAGCCGGTGCTGGCCCCGGAACGGCCGTCGCCCCGCCTTGCTGCCGGCTGA